A window of Blautia argi genomic DNA:
GTGCTTGGAAGTATAGGGCTTTATGATAAACTGATTTCTTTTGCCGGGGCAGGAGCAAGCGTACCTCTTCTGGGGTTTGGAAATACCTTATTCAAAGGTGTCAAAAAAGCCGTGCTTGAGCATGGGTTTCTGGGACTTTTCATGGGCGGTTTTACAGCCAGTGCAGTGGGGATTTCCGCAGCTCTGATTTTCGGATATATTGCCAGCCTTATTTTCCGTCCTAAAATGAAAAATTAAAGTACACAAGGTGTTAAAGAATTGTAAAAATGTATGAAAAATATAAAGATAAGAGAAAAAAACCGTGCTTTAGATAAGGAAGATAAAAGGAGAAGTGTGAAATAGTGGTGGAAATATACATGTAAATAAGAAGAAAGAAGAAAAAAGCAAACAAAGTTGACAAAAACGCTTTGCTGTGCTACAATAACAACAATTTAGGAGTATCTGCGACGCAGCAGGTGCGAATGGATTAATCTAAGAGCGTTGAAGTGTCTTGGTTTTTCGTATTGGTTGTATGCGATAGGAAACCCAGGCACTTTTTTCGTTTTCAGAAAGGAGGATTACATTGGGAGAGTTTGTTTTAAAGACCCGGATTTTCATGGGAAAAGACGGGCTGGACGAAATTCTGCAGGGTGTCAGCCGGGCGTTTATTGTGACGGACAGGTTTATGCATGAAAGCGGAAAGGTCAGCTATCTGACAGAACCGCTGGAAGCACGGAATATTGAATATCAGATATTTTCCGAAGTAAAGCCTGACCCGGACATTGCCACGGTTACAAAAGGCATTGGAAAAATGCTGGAATTTCAGCCACAGGTTTTATTTGCATTGGGAGGCGGTTCGCCTATTGATGCGGCAAAAGCGATGAACTGGCTTTCTGTACAGGGAGGTCTGGATAAGAAAAGGACCTTTGTAGCCATTCCTACAACCAGCGGCACTGGTTCAGAAGTTAGCCGTTTTTCCGTTATCAGCGATCCGGAGCAGTCTGCGAAGTATCCGTTGGTATCCGATGATTTGCTTCCAGATGCAGCTATTCTGGACGCAGAGCTGGTACGTTCTGTTCCGCCGGCAGTTACGGCAGATACAGGCATAGATGTACTCACTCATGCCATTGAGGCGTTTGTATCCACAGGAGCAAATGATTTTACAGATGCTGCTGCCGAAAAGGCAATGAAGCTTGTCAGAAGCAATTTGTTAAAGGTCTATAAAAATCCTGATGATCTGCAGGCAAGACAGGAGATGCATAATGCGTCCTGCCTGGCGGGACTTGCTTTCAGCAACGCAGGATTGGGGCTGAACCATGGAATGGCGCACACACTTGGCGCACATTTCCACATTCCACACGGAAGAGCAAACGGTATTTTACTTCCCTATGTCATGGCATTCAACGCAGGCTGCCACGAACAACTGACACCGACTGCGGCGCGTTATGCCAGAATCGCCAGAGTGCTGAAGCTGGACGGCCCCAGTATCCGTCAGAGCGCATTCAGCGTTGTTCGTACCACAAAGCAATACATAAAGCAGCTTCATATTCCTGACAGTATTGAGGCAGCAGGTGTTTCCAGAGAAGATTTTGATGCAGCTTTAGACGAAATGGTGGAAGCAGCATATCAGGACGCCTGTACAAAAACGAATCCCAGAACATGCTCAAAGGAGGACATAAAAGGTGTGTTCTTAAGAGCTTATACAGGACGTCTGGTTTAAGGGAGAGGTTGTCATGTTTGAAGAAAAAAAAGAGAGAATTATACAGGAATTTGTTCCAGGTAAGCAGGTAACCCTGGCGCATGTGATTCCTCACCCTGTAGAAGCCCTGTATGGGAAAATGGGACTGATTGATGCAGAAGGTGCCATTGGGATTTTTACCATTACTCCCAGTGAGGCAGCTATTATTGCCGCAGATGTGGCGAGTAAGGCAGCAGATGTGAAAATCGGTTTTGTAGACCGGTTTAACGGCTCCCTGATTATCACCGGAGATGTATCCGGGGTAGAGGCAGCCCTGCACGATGTTATGAGCGTACTTTGCGACGCCATGGGATTTGCGCCTGCACCGATTACAAGGTCCTGACAACAGGAAAAGGCAGGGAAAGGACATGAAAGAGAAACAGAAAAGGGTGATTCTCATCGGACGTTCCATGGCAGGGAAGACCACTCTTTGCCAGTACATCAACAATGAGGATTTGAAATACCATAAGACCCAGACCATTCAGGTGGTCAACGGCAATATGATTGACACACCCGGAGAATATCTGGAGCGCACCTATCTGAGAGGCGCATTAACCGTTACTGCTACAGATGCAGACCTGATTATTCTGGTACAGCAGGCTGACGAAGAGGGAACCATGTTTCCTCCCGGATATTCCAGCACCTTTGCAAAGCCCTGTATCGGAGTCGTGACAAAGAGCGACCTGGCAGGGGAAAAGCAGATTGAAGATGCAAAGAAATACCTGAGAAATGCAGGAGCAGGAAGGATTTTTGTTACCAGCAGCTATGCAGGAACCGGATTTGAAGAATTACTGAATTTTTTATCTTCTGAAGAAGAGAAATAAAGGGTACAAGGAAGGACAGAGGACATGCGAGTAATCATTGCAGATGATGAGCCGATAATCAGAATGGATCTAAAGGAAATTCTGGAAAAGGAAGGATATACAGTAGCAGGAGAGGCAGCAGACGGCTTTGATGCGGTGGAAATGTGCAGAAAGGAACAGCCGGATTTGGTGATTATGGATGTAAAAATGCCGCTTTTGGACGGACTTACGGCTTCTAAAATTATTGCAGAGGAAAAGCTGGCGGAAACTGTGGTGCTTCTCACCGCTTACTGTGATAAGGAATTTGTTCAGGAGGCAAAGGAGGCAAACGTCAGTGCTTATTTTGTAAAGCCTGTAGATGAACGGACATTTCTGCCCGGTCTTGAAATTGCGGTAGAGCGAAATAAGACCATGAGGCGCCTGGAAAAGGAATGTGAAACTGTAAGCAGACGCCTGGAGAGCCGCACAGTTGTGGAGCAGGCAAAGGGCGTGATTATGAGTAAGAACGGACTTACAGAGCAGCAGGCTTATGACTATATCCGCAACATCAGCCGGGAAAAGAATATTTCTATGAAAAAGGTTGCAGAGATTATTTTAATGCGCAGAGGAAAATAAGATGCAGAAGTTGATACAGCAGCTTTGCAGGGAGTATACAGATCTTTCAGATGAGGAAATTCAGGTGATTGAAATGATGGCAGGGACGCTTCAGCCCCTGGCAAATCTGGAGGCAGCAGATATTTTTGTAGACTGCCCCTGCAGGGACAAAGATGCCGTGGTTGTGGCAGAGGCAAAGCCGGAGGAGGTTCCTTCCGCTTACAGAAGCAGCGTGGTAGGCATGCTTGCAAAGGAGGAGAATGAACCGGCAGTGGCGCGGACCTTTCGTCTGGGCATTGCCACAAAGTACATGAAGGCAAGGACACAGGAAAATAACTATACCATTCAGTCCGTGGAACCCATTAAATACAATTCCCGGGTAATCGGGGTACTCATCAGAGAAAAGCGCATTGGCGAGAATGAGGAAATCCAGGAAGAAGGGGCTGGTTATGAAGCCATTGAAACACCACTGAACCATATGATTAATGAAAATGAATGGCTCACAGAGAGCATAGATGAGGGGCTTCTGCTGGTGGATTACAAGGGACGCGTATCCTTCCGGAATCTGTACGCACGGGAACTTTTCCAGAAGCTGGGCTATGTCAGAGATATTCTCGGACAGAAGTACAAGAACGTCTGCCTTACAGACTGGAGCAAAACGCCGGAGGAAACAGAGCGGATTAAGGAAGTACATTGCGGAAATTATTACCTGAGGGTAAGACAGATTCCTCTCATGAAAAAAGAGATTCGGTTTGCTGTGATTATCCGGGATATTACCTGGAACCGGGAACAGGAAAAGAATCTGGTCTTAAAATCTGTTGCGGTAAAGGAACTGCATCACAGAGTAAAGAACAATCTTCAGACCATTGCTTCCCTTTTAAGGCTTCAGGCAAGACGGGAGGAAAACCCGGAAACAAGAAGAGTGTTAAATGAAAGCATCAGCCGTATTTTATCCATTTCCGCAACACATCAGCTTCTTTCCCAGAGTGGGGAAGCCTGTGTAAGTCTTATGGAGGTATTGGAAAATGTAAGGAGAAATGCAGTACAGCCTTTTCTGAAAGCAGATTTAAAGCTGAATCTGGAAATTACGGGCGAAGATCTGACCGTAGATTCAGAAATTGCCACATCTGTAGCGCTGGCGGTGAATGAATTGCTGCAAAACTGCATGAAATATGCATTCCAGGGCAGAGAAGCGGGAAATGTTTCCATCTGCATTGACAAGGGAAAGGTGTATTCCAGACTGACTGTGAAAGATGACGGAGTGGGTTTTGATACCGGCAAGGTGAGGGCGGGAAGCCTGGGTCTTAACATTGTCCGAACCATGGTACAGGATAAGCTGCATGGAAGCCTGAAAATCCGTTCCGGTGAAAAGGGAACAGAAGTAAGCTTTGATTTTATCAACGAAACAGCAGACCTTATCAGCATTTCAAAGTGAGCATGAAAGGAAGGGATAATCTTTGCAGGAAACAATATTAAGCGTGGGAATTGACATTGGGACATCGACAACCCAGTTGATATTCAGCAGGCTGACCATAGAGAATCTGGCAAGTAATTATACAGTACCCAGAATCAGTATTGTAGACAAAGAGGTTGTTTACCGAAGCGGAATTTACTTTACTCCGTTAAAATCTCAGACAGAGATAGATGCCGGGAAGGTAAAAGAGATTATTCGCAGAGAGTATGAAAAGGCAGGCAGAAAGCCGGAGGATCTGCAGACCGGAGCAGTTATTATTACCGGAGAAACAGCCAGAAAGCAAAATGCTAACAGTGTATTGGAAAACTTAAGCGACATGGCAGGGGATTTTGTTGTGGCGACTGCGGGTCCGGATTTGGAATCTGTGCTTTCTGC
This region includes:
- the spoVAE gene encoding stage V sporulation protein AE is translated as MDYINAFWVGGLICALVQILLEKTKLLPGRVMVLLVCAGAVLGSIGLYDKLISFAGAGASVPLLGFGNTLFKGVKKAVLEHGFLGLFMGGFTASAVGISAALIFGYIASLIFRPKMKN
- a CDS encoding 1-propanol dehydrogenase PduQ; translation: MGEFVLKTRIFMGKDGLDEILQGVSRAFIVTDRFMHESGKVSYLTEPLEARNIEYQIFSEVKPDPDIATVTKGIGKMLEFQPQVLFALGGGSPIDAAKAMNWLSVQGGLDKKRTFVAIPTTSGTGSEVSRFSVISDPEQSAKYPLVSDDLLPDAAILDAELVRSVPPAVTADTGIDVLTHAIEAFVSTGANDFTDAAAEKAMKLVRSNLLKVYKNPDDLQARQEMHNASCLAGLAFSNAGLGLNHGMAHTLGAHFHIPHGRANGILLPYVMAFNAGCHEQLTPTAARYARIARVLKLDGPSIRQSAFSVVRTTKQYIKQLHIPDSIEAAGVSREDFDAALDEMVEAAYQDACTKTNPRTCSKEDIKGVFLRAYTGRLV
- a CDS encoding ANTAR domain-containing response regulator; this translates as MRVIIADDEPIIRMDLKEILEKEGYTVAGEAADGFDAVEMCRKEQPDLVIMDVKMPLLDGLTASKIIAEEKLAETVVLLTAYCDKEFVQEAKEANVSAYFVKPVDERTFLPGLEIAVERNKTMRRLEKECETVSRRLESRTVVEQAKGVIMSKNGLTEQQAYDYIRNISREKNISMKKVAEIILMRRGK
- a CDS encoding sensor histidine kinase → MQKLIQQLCREYTDLSDEEIQVIEMMAGTLQPLANLEAADIFVDCPCRDKDAVVVAEAKPEEVPSAYRSSVVGMLAKEENEPAVARTFRLGIATKYMKARTQENNYTIQSVEPIKYNSRVIGVLIREKRIGENEEIQEEGAGYEAIETPLNHMINENEWLTESIDEGLLLVDYKGRVSFRNLYARELFQKLGYVRDILGQKYKNVCLTDWSKTPEETERIKEVHCGNYYLRVRQIPLMKKEIRFAVIIRDITWNREQEKNLVLKSVAVKELHHRVKNNLQTIASLLRLQARREENPETRRVLNESISRILSISATHQLLSQSGEACVSLMEVLENVRRNAVQPFLKADLKLNLEITGEDLTVDSEIATSVALAVNELLQNCMKYAFQGREAGNVSICIDKGKVYSRLTVKDDGVGFDTGKVRAGSLGLNIVRTMVQDKLHGSLKIRSGEKGTEVSFDFINETADLISISK
- the eutS gene encoding ethanolamine utilization microcompartment protein EutS, whose amino-acid sequence is MFEEKKERIIQEFVPGKQVTLAHVIPHPVEALYGKMGLIDAEGAIGIFTITPSEAAIIAADVASKAADVKIGFVDRFNGSLIITGDVSGVEAALHDVMSVLCDAMGFAPAPITRS
- a CDS encoding EutP/PduV family microcompartment system protein translates to MKEKQKRVILIGRSMAGKTTLCQYINNEDLKYHKTQTIQVVNGNMIDTPGEYLERTYLRGALTVTATDADLIILVQQADEEGTMFPPGYSSTFAKPCIGVVTKSDLAGEKQIEDAKKYLRNAGAGRIFVTSSYAGTGFEELLNFLSSEEEK